A region of Toxorhynchites rutilus septentrionalis strain SRP chromosome 1, ASM2978413v1, whole genome shotgun sequence DNA encodes the following proteins:
- the LOC129763569 gene encoding protein THEM6, which translates to MFCCGTLLVGLLILYIIWDVNYFIRCVVTLGYGVLFQRKRKITDQTTIYGLCTTQDVDIFIRHMNNARYVRELDFARFHFYALTGIYGKIKAKGGGAVQGASSVRYRRTIPIFNAYKINTRLVWWDAKAIYLEQQFVTLGDGFVRAVAMSKQCITKVDVTELMKTYPGVEKQPDMPEDLKQWLDSIETSSQKLRKEK; encoded by the coding sequence ATGTTCTGTTGCGGCACGCTGCTCGTCGGACTGCTCATACTGTACATCATCTGGGATGTTAACTATTTCATCCGGTGTGTAGTTACGCTGGGTTACGGTGTGCTGTTCCAGCGGAAGCGCAAGATAACAGACCAGACCACGATCTACGGCCTGTGTACCACCCAGGATGTGGACATCTTTATCCGCCACATGAACAACGCTCGCTACGTTCGAGAGTTGGACTTCGCCCGGTTCCATTTTTACGCACTGACGGGAATCTACGGTAAAATCAAAGCAAAGGGTGGCGGTGCTGTGCAGGGCGCCTCCAGTGTACGCTACCGGCGGACAATTCCAATCTTCAACGCGTACAAAATCAACACCCGGTTGGTCTGGTGGGACGCGAAGGCTATTTATTTGGAGCAGCAGTTTGTAACCCTCGGCGATGGGTTCGTTCGGGCGGTGGCCATGTCCAAGCAGTGTATCACGAAGGTTGACGTGACGGAGCTGATGAAGACTTACCCGGGGGTGGAGAAGCAACCGGACATGCCGGAGGATCTAAAGCAGTGGCTAGATTCGATTGAAACATCCAGCCAGAAACTGCGAAAGGAAAAATAG
- the LOC129780182 gene encoding uncharacterized protein LOC129780182: protein MALKDRLNVVNSKKICSNCFRGNHFVRKCSSNFSCRICQKRHHTLLHPGFETSVASNGQINQGTVQGQSTQSNPVSNAVLRREVEISDNVAKAPASFNTVSDTQTVNVFLSTVVLIVVDKYGREHLARALLDSGSQCCLMSERLCQQLRLVRQRINQPICGVGESQIRAFGLVSTEIRSRLDEFSVSLNCLVLRNITTSLPAVTVSKTNWIIPEGINLADPDFKVSRKIDMIIGAEYFYTFLKGGRISLGKSSPTLVESVIGWLVSGKSSYESITHTPLCNISTLESLDTNIEKFWRIEEINTKILSPTEQHCEEYYKHSVSRDLTGRYTVKYPKREAFPQMIGESYQNALRRLGNLERKLDRDEQLKERYYAFMKEFVDLGHMREVLPDEEPPIICYLPHHPVVKESSTTTKVRGVFDASAKTSSGYSLNDAFLVGPVIQDELYAIVLRFRKYRVVLLADIEKMYRMIRIHPDDLFLQCVLLRFGKDQPITKYVLTTVTYGLAPSSFLATRTLRQLAEDEVNSFPHAAEALKKDFYMDDFIRGENSVESAIQLRREMTELLKRGGFRLRKWCSNIQAVLEGVPEEDLATQSNLSFDSDETIKTLGINWEPSTDQFRFNISRKEGPITKRKILSEIAQLYDPLGLIAPIIVRAKVLMQQLWMLSLDWDEEIPIEIETKWTKFVNELPYLANFRIDRYAFEEGDVQLHCFADASDVAYGACLYVRSVGINQEVKVELLTSKSRVAPLKKRSIPRLELCAAQIAAHLATKVRSALDLELRSIWFWSDSMVVLHWLRSPSQTWKTFISNRVADIQILTHGSRWRHVPGLENPADLVSRGMEAEQLMTSRLWKHGPDWLQKGEDTWPKQVLTLAGSSEVLLERECYQKELRGLKKGQPVNNQSTLKHLNPFVDDSGIIRVGGRLRFSTEPYGTKHPILLPGFHHFTRLLITSYHRKLLHGGISHTLSVVRDDFWPTNGRRAVRSIIRNCVRCTRTNPHPIQQPVGQIPPARITPSRPFASTGIDYCGPVYVKAKLRKGAPIKAYIALFVCFSTKAVHIELVGDLSTSSFISALKRFIARRGLPANIYSDNATNFAGARHELHELYRMLNDRMENAHIATCLATNEIKWHMIPPRTPNFGGLWEAAVKVAKRHLLRQVGNSTLLQEDLETVLVQIEGCMNSRPLVVLSDDPNDLQALTPGHFLVGSSLQAIPEPDLRETPINRLDRYQLAQQKVQHFWYRWTREYLKELQRQPKVNPRKIDLKVGQVVILQDQQLPPLRWPLARILELHPGQDGVVRVITLRTAAGVFKRPTTKICLLPSAMEDIIDRDVADTTDH from the exons ATGGCTCTAAAGGATAGGCTAAACGTGGTGAACTCTAAGAAGATTTGCAGCAATTGCTTCCGTGGAAATCATTTTGTCCGCAAGTGTTCCTCTAACTTTTCCTGTCGTATTTGCCAAAAACGACACCACACTTTGTTGCACCCTGGATTCGAAACGTCGGTGGCAAGTAATGGTCAAATTAATCAAGGTACAGTTCAAGGTCAAAGTACTCAGTCCAATCCTGTTTCCAACGCTGTTCTGCGAAGAGAAGTCGAAATAAGCGATAATGTTGCCAAAGCCCCTGCTTCTTTCAACACAGTATCGGATACACAAACTGTAAATGTGTTCCTTTCTACGGTCGTGCTCATCGTTGTTGACAAATATGGGAGAGAGCACCTAGCACGAGCACTACTAGATTCGGGTTCACAATGCTGTTTGATGAGTGAACGCCTTTGTCAACAACTGCGATTGGTTCGGCAACGGATAAATCAACCGATCTGCGGCGTTGGTGAATCACAGATTAGAGCATTCGGTTTAGTGTCCACCGAAATTCGATCGAGGCTCGACGAATTTTCGGTTTCCTTGAATTGTTTGGTACTTCGTAACATAACTACAAGCCTGCCTGCTGTAACAGTTTCAAAAACCAATTGGATCATACCCGAGGGCATCAATCTTGCAGACCCAGACTTCAAAGTATCAAGAAAAATAGATATGATCATCGGAGCGGAGTATTTTTATACATTCCTGAAGGGTGGCCGGATCAGTTTAGGGAAATCATCACCTACGCTTGTGGAAAGCGTGATTGGCTGGTTAGTGTCTGGAAAATCGTCCTATGAATCAATAACCCACACTCCGTTATGTAATATTTCTACGTTGGAGTCACTCGATACAAACATCGAGAAATTTTGGCGCATTGAGGAGATAAATACAAAAATTTTGTCACCAACAGAACAGCACTGTGAGGAGTACTACAAACATTCAGTATCCCGCGATTTGACAGGAAGATATACAGTAAAATACCCTAAACGAGAAGCGTTTCCCCAAATGATTGGTGAATCCTATCAAAATGCATTGCGACGATTGGGAAATCTTGAAAGAAAACTAGATCGAGATGAGCAATTGAAGGAGAGATATTACGCGTTCATGAAGGAATTTGTAGACCTTGGGCATATGCGTGAAGTATTACCAGACGAAGAACCACCAATTATTTGTTATTTGCCCCACCATCCTGTGGTGAAAGAGTCCAGCACGACCACCAAGGTCCGTGGTGTGTTTGATGCGTCAGCCAAGACCAGTTCCGGTTATTCCCTAAATGATGCATTTCTAGTAGGCCCCGTTATCCAAGACGAGTTGTACGCGATTGTCCTGCGGTTTCGTAAATATCGAGTAGTTTTACTGGCAGATATTGAGAAGATGTATCGGATGATACGCATTCATCCTGACGATTTGTTTCTCCAATGTGTGCTCCTTCGTTTCGGCAAAGATCAACCTATTACCAAATACGTTCTCACTACGGTAACCTATGGATTAGCACCATCATCGTTCCTGGCTACACGAACACTTCGTCAACTCGCTGAAGACGAAGTGAATTCGTTTCCTCATGCTGCAGAGGCTTTGAAGAAAGATTTCTATATGGACGATTTCATCCGTGGCGAAAATAGCGTCGAATCGGCGATCCAATTGCGACGAGAGATGACTGAACTGCTCAAACGAGGAGGTTTTCGACTGAGGAAGTGGTGTTCCAATATTCAAGCGGTCCTAGAGGGAGTTCCGGAGGAAGATTTAGCCACTCAATCCAACCTATCGTTCGATTCCGATGAAACAATCAAGACATTGGGAATTAATTGGGAACCATCTACCGATCAGTTTCGATTCAACATCAGCAGGAAAGAGGGACCCATCACCAAACGCAAGATTTTATCAGAGATTGCACAGCTATATGACCCACTTGGTTTGATTGCGCCGATAATCGTTCGTGCCAAAGTTCTAATGCAACAGTTATGGATGCTGTCGTTGGACTGGGATGAAGAGATACCCATCgaaattgaaacaaaatggaCTAAATTTGTCAATGAACTGCCATACCTTGCCAATTTCCGTATAGATCGGTATGCCTTCGAGGAGGGAGATGTACAATTGCATTGCTTTGCGGATGCATCCGACGTCGCTTACGGTGCATGTTTATATGTTCGTTCGGTAGGGATCAATCAAGAAGTGAAGGTCGAATTACTAACTTCGAAATCAAGGGTGGCCCCATTGAAAAAGCGGAGTATTCCACGGTTGGAGTTATGTGCGGCTCAAATTGCTGCTCATTTAGCTACAAAGGTTCGCAGTGCTTTGGATTTAGAGCTTCGATCCATTTGGTTTTGGTCTGATTCCATGGTGGTTTTGCATTGGCTCCGCTCTCCATCTCAAACATGGAAAACGTTCATTTCGAATCGTGTTGCCGATATACAAATCCTCACCCATGGTTCCAGGTGGCGACACGTGCCCGGATTGGAAAACCCTGCCGACTTGGTGTCACGCGGAATGGAAGCTGAACAGTTGATGACGAGCAGACTCTGGAAGCATGGACCCGACTGGTTGCAGAAGGGGGAAGATACCTGGCCGAAACAGGTACTCACTCTTGCCGGTTCATCGGAAGTGTTACTTGAAC GTGAATGTTACCAAAAGGAGCTGCGTGGTCTCAAAAAGGGTCAACCAGTGAACAATCAGTCtacattgaaacatttaaacccATTTGTGGATGATTCCGGAATTATACGCGTTGGTGGCCGGCTTAGATTCTCCACAGAACCCTATGGTACCAAACACCCGATTCTCTTACCGGGCTTCCACCATTTCACGCGATTGCTGATAACATCTTATCATCGTAAACTACTACATGGAGGCATTTCACACACACTTTCCGTAGTTCGCGATGACTTCTGGCCAACCAACGGTAGAAGAGCCGTTCGCAGTATAATTCGGAACTGCGTCCGCTGTACCCGAACCAATCCCCATCCTATTCAACAGCCTGTTGGACAAATTCCTCCAGCTAGAATCACTCCCAGCCGGCCATTTGCTTCAACCGGCATAGATTATTGTGGTCCAGTATACGTAAAAGCAAAACTTCGCAAAGGTGCACCAATCAAAGCTTATATAGCGCTCTTCGTATGCTTCAGTACCAAGGCTGTTCATATTGAACTGGTGGGAGATTTATCCACATCATCCTTCATCTCTGCACTGAAAAGATTTATCGCTCGTCGTGGCTTGCCAGCGAACATTTATTCTGACAATGCCACGAATTTTGCTGGAGCTAGGCATGAGCTGCATGAACTTTACCGAATGCTAAATGATCGAATGGAGAATGCTCATATCGCTACCTGTCTCGCAACGAATGAAATAAAGTGGCACATGATCCCCCCTCGTACGCCAAACTTCGGCGGCTTATGGGAAGCTGCTGTTAAAGTGGCTAAACGGCACTTACTACGTCAAGTTGGAAACAGTACGTTACTACAAGAAGATCTCGAAACAGTGTTGGTGCAAATCGAGGGGTGTATGAATTCTCGCCCTCTGGTCGTGTTATCAGACGACCCCAACGACCTTCAAGCGCTCACACCTGGACATTTCTTGGTGGGCTCATCCCTGCAAGCCATTCCGGAGCCCGATTTAAGAGAAACACCAATCAATCGTTTGGATCGATACCAGCTAGCCCAGCAGAAAGTTCAGCATTTTTGGTATAGATGGACACGTGAGTATTTGAAGGAGTTACAGCGTCAACCGAAGGTCAACCCACGAAAGATCGATCTCAAGGTTGGTCAAGTAGTGATCCTGCAAGACCAACAGCTACCGCCATTACGCTGGCCTCTGGCCCGCATTCTGGAATTACACCCCGGACAAGATGGTGTGGTACGAGTCATAACTCTCCGTACTGCAGCTGGAGTTTTCAAGCGACCTACTACGAAGATTTGCCTGCTACCATCGGCGATGGAGGACATCATTGATCGAGACGTTGCCGATACTACAGACcattaa
- the LOC129763566 gene encoding nucleotide exchange factor Sil1, whose translation MKLTIILLVGLSVAAHDGARNDSNFVATDEWQEIGTGQAIPQGLHVRINLKTVKKEAKLLAKGINDTQSSASLSTIPGSDVQDHDPLPLPFGAKQLKAALQNIPGDDFMSNHEEELEKKPKFKSYYQIKLELKEANLEVMSDSDTMGSIFELFDSKRNQHPSGLKSLFEDLKYLVHQIDNANEFIDRQGIEKIIWPSLNGTDSPVRVLAFELLGIVVQNNPKAKVALFERSGGTILLGKISQLSRSEEISAALFAFGALIRKFPYAQTKLLNAHGYSMLFDVLNKQVELRVKVKVIILIADLVDDYEYALSDENEDATTKERYGSTNLTEGLRKTEYCKVAGEFIRQNRIGFETDINLAEEVVRALRRMVRAGLCQDSWSSCALFRHTLLVLRNNLDTRLDDEDMSDYYKDVQQMVDEFVAELYRSLGKKDEL comes from the exons ATGAAATTGACAATTATATTGCTGGTTGGACTGTCCGTTGCCGCGCACGACGGAGCGAGGAATGATTCCAACTTTGTTGCCACTGATGAGTGGCAGGAGATTGGTACAG GACAAGCGATTCCACAAGGTCTCCACGTGCGAATCAATTTGAAAACCGTTAAAAAGGAGGCAAAACTTCTGGCGAAAGGAATCAACGACACTCAGTCGTCGGCATCGTTATCAACCATACCCGGGTCCGATGTGCAGGACCACGATCCACTACCACTGCCGTTCGGCGCAAAACAGCTGAAAGCAGCTCTGCAGAATATTCCCGGTGATGATTTTATGAGCAACCACGAGGAGGAGCTGGAGAAAAAACCAAAATTCAAGAGTTACTACCAAATAAAGCTAGAATTGAAGGAAGCAAATCTTGAGGTGATGAGCGACAGTGACACCATGGGTTCGATCTTCGAGCTGTTTGACTCCAAGCGCAATCAGCATCCATCGGGCCTCAAATCGCTTTTCGAGGATCTCAAGTATCTGGTTCATCAGATTGATAATGCGAACGAGTTCATCGATCGCCAGGGGATCGAGAAAATTATATGGCCAAGTCTGAACGGAACAGACTCTCCGGTCAGGGTCCTTGCGTTCGAATTGCTTGGCATTGTTGTGCAGAATAATCCCAAGGCCAAAGTTGCGTTGTTCGAGCGCAGCGGGGGCACAATATTGCTTGGAAAAATATCACAATTGTCCAGATCGGAGGAAATCTCCGCTGCATTGTTCGCCTTCGGTGCTTTGATACGAAAGTTTCCTTACGCCCAGACAAAGCTACTGAATGCGCACGGATACAGCATGCTGTTCGATGTTTTGAACAAACAGGTGGAGCTCCGGGTGAAGGTTAAAGTCATCATATTGATCGCCGATTTGGTGGATGACTATGAGTACGCTCTATCAGATGAGAACGAGGACGCCACGACAAAAGAACGGTACGGGTCCACCAATTTGACCGAAGGACTGCGTAAGACAGAGTACTGTAAAGTGGCGGGTGAATTTATCCGTCAAAACAGAATCGGTTTCGAGACTGACATAAATCTAGCCGAGGAAGTCGTGAGAGCCCTTAGGAGAATGGTTAGAGCAGGCCTCTGCCAGGACAGCTGGTCTAGCTGTGCACTGTTCCGTCACACGCTGCTGGTGTTGAGAAATAATCTCGACACGCGGCTTGATGACGAGGATATGTCGGATTACTACAAAGATGTTCAGCAAATGGTTGATGAATTTGTGGCGGAGTTGTATAGGAGCTTGGGAAAAAAAGATGAATTGTAA
- the LOC129780193 gene encoding uncharacterized protein LOC129780193: MASKTTFQGVWLHDPEFSSWLKRIDTKLGCAYCSVCSCEIVLSNMGKQALKSHMKSKKHSQRTTAGNIFKYLMSDSHQTFEPGTSKNIGFSCARNDHPPVESVPTVAIPSVSSASILPPSKTIDKFMLKNDTIKAEILWCLETVMCHKSLRTAEKDMVVLRTMFHDSQIAEKVQLGRDKMSYMMLFGIAPYYKSELDKTLHNTNCIVVGFDESLNKTTKKQQMDLNVRFWDEEKKEVVTRYMTSMFLGRSRATD; this comes from the coding sequence ATGGCAAGCAAAACCACGTTCCAAGGCGTTTGGTTGCATGACCCGGAGTTTTCATCATGGTTGAAACGAATTGACACTAAGCTAGGATGCGCATACTGTTCTGTATGTTCCTGTGAAATAGTTCTCAGCAACATGGGCAAACAGGCTCTCAAAAGTCATATGAAATCAAAGAAGCATAGTCAACGAACCACAGCcggaaatattttcaaatatctaatgagTGATTCACACCAAACGTTCGAACCAGGCACTTCCAAGAATATCGGATTCAGTTGTGCTAGAAATGATCATCCACCTGTGGAATCAGTACCTACTGTTGCGATTCCTTCAGTTTCCTCTGCGAGCATTCTACCTCCTTCGAAAACTATCGATAAATTCATGCTGAAAAACGATACCATCAAAGCTGAGATCCTGTGGTGTTTGGAAACAGTTATGTGTCACAAATCACTCCGCACAGCTGAAAAGGACATGGTAGTATTGAGAACAATGTTTCATGATAGCCAGATTGCTGAGAAGGTTCAACTAGGCCGTGATAAAATGAGCTACATGATGCTGTTTGGCATTGCCCCCTATTATAAATCTGAGCTCGATAAAACTCTGCATAATACAAACTGCATTGTCGTTGGTTTTGACGAGTCCTTAAATAAGACTACAAAAAAGCAGCAAATGGATCTAAATGTCAGATTTTGGGATGAAGAAAAGAAGGAGGTGGTAACTCGTTACATGACCTCAATGTTCTTGGGACGATCTCGAGCAACAGATTAA